One part of the Gossypium raimondii isolate GPD5lz chromosome 1, ASM2569854v1, whole genome shotgun sequence genome encodes these proteins:
- the LOC128042909 gene encoding maturase K-like, with the protein MNFFYGKIKYLGKVFYNDFWNNLWLFKDPFIHFNRYQEKSILASKDTSLLINKWKYSFVDLWQYYFYFWSQSGRVRIDQLSKYSLDFLGYLSSVQLNPSVVRSQMQENSFLIDNAVKTLDTRIPITSLIGSLSKVKFCNTLRHPISKPTWVDSPNFDFIDRFVRISRNLSPYHSGSSKKNFVSNKIYTSVFLC; encoded by the coding sequence ATGAATTTTTTCTATGGAAAAATAAAGTATCTTGGCAAAGtcttttataatgatttttggaACAACCTATGGTTGTTCAAAGACCctttcatacattttaataGGTATCAAGAAAAGTCAATTTTGGCCTCAAAGGATACGTCTCTTCTGATCAATAAGTGGAAATATTCCTTTGTCGATTTATggcaatattatttttacttttggtCTCAATCAGGAAGAGTCCGTATAGATcaattatctaaatattctctCGACTTTCTGGGCTATCTTTCAAGTGTGCAATTAAATCCTTCAGTGGTACGGAGTCAAATGCAAGAAAATTCATTTCTAATAGATAATGCTGTGAAGACGTTGGATACAAGAATTCCAATTACTTCGCTCATTGGATCATTGTCTAAGGTGAAATTTTGTAACACATTAAGGCACCCTATTAGTAAGCCAACGTGGGTCGATTCCcccaattttgattttattgaccGATTTGTGCGTATATCCAGAAATCTTTCTCCTTATCACAGtggatcttcaaaaaaaaattttgtatcgaataaaatatatacttcGGTTTTCTTGTGTTAA